One stretch of Streptomyces sp. R21 DNA includes these proteins:
- a CDS encoding HAD family acid phosphatase, translating into MHKPLRIAAIAATCAVAGAALYGTGVATADQSTANSTHEPYNIGLLVKDIDTYYGTTLDSNGVYQASPDSQYAKDLARIDSDAKKYIDKAARKAHHRGENPAVVFDIDDTLLLSLDYEKKTNYTYNGTTWADYVNKADRPAVFGTPELVAYAQSKGVEVFYNSGLSEAQRSAAVANLKKVGADINLDADHMFLKDKANPPAYLSSCATPGTWTCTTVQYKSGTRQHIEDLGYDVVANFGDQYSDLEGGYADKTYKLPNPTYFVS; encoded by the coding sequence ATGCATAAGCCACTCCGTATCGCGGCAATCGCCGCCACCTGTGCCGTCGCCGGTGCCGCCCTGTACGGCACCGGTGTCGCCACCGCCGATCAGTCGACGGCGAACTCGACGCACGAGCCCTACAACATCGGGCTCCTGGTCAAGGACATCGACACTTACTACGGCACCACGCTCGACAGCAACGGCGTGTACCAGGCGTCCCCGGACAGCCAGTACGCCAAGGACCTGGCGCGCATCGACTCCGACGCCAAGAAGTACATCGACAAGGCGGCGCGCAAGGCCCACCACCGGGGCGAGAACCCGGCGGTCGTCTTCGACATCGACGACACGCTGCTGCTCTCCCTCGACTACGAGAAGAAGACCAACTACACGTACAACGGCACCACTTGGGCCGACTACGTGAACAAGGCGGACCGCCCGGCCGTCTTCGGCACCCCCGAGCTCGTCGCGTACGCGCAGTCGAAGGGTGTCGAGGTCTTCTACAACTCGGGCCTGAGCGAGGCGCAGCGCTCCGCCGCGGTCGCGAACCTCAAGAAGGTCGGCGCCGACATCAACCTCGACGCCGACCACATGTTCCTGAAGGACAAGGCGAACCCGCCGGCGTACCTGAGCTCCTGTGCCACCCCGGGTACCTGGACCTGCACGACCGTGCAGTACAAGTCCGGCACCCGTCAGCACATCGAGGACCTCGGGTACGACGTCGTCGCCAACTTCGGTGACCAGTACTCGGACCTCGAGGGTGGCTACGCCGACAAGACGTACAAGCTTCCGAACCCCACGTACTTCGTGAGCTAG
- a CDS encoding NCS2 family permease, which yields MSDTQKVADRPSTAPPAANSVDRYFRISERGSTFGREIRGGFATFFTMAYILVLNPIILGSAKDKFGHHLDAVQLTTATALVAAVMTIVMGLGGNLPLALAAGLGLNAVVAFQIAPLMSWDDAMGLIVLEGLLICVLVVTGLREAVMHAIPQPLKQAISVGIGLFIAFIGFVDAGFVTRIPDIANTTVPVQLGGTGTLAGWPVLVFCLGVLLTIGLLARKVKGAILISIVTMTVVAIIINSIADIKSWGLTTPKVPDDVVASPDFGLLGHFSLFGAFGETGAITVVLLIFTLILSDFFDTMGTVVGISAEAGLLDDEGKVPNLGRVLLIDGAAAVAGGAASASSSTSYIESAAGVGEGARTGFANLITGGMFALALFLTPLLTIVPLQAAAPALVAVGFLMMTQVKHIDWDKYEIAIPAFLTIAVMPFTYSITNGIGAGFLAYALIKTVLGKAKDVHWLLWAASALFLVYFAIDPIEQILGTK from the coding sequence ATGTCCGACACACAGAAGGTGGCCGACCGGCCAAGTACCGCGCCACCGGCGGCGAACAGCGTCGACCGGTACTTCAGGATCTCCGAGCGGGGGTCCACCTTCGGCCGCGAGATACGCGGCGGCTTCGCCACGTTCTTCACGATGGCCTACATTCTTGTCCTGAATCCCATCATCCTGGGAAGCGCCAAGGACAAGTTCGGACACCACCTCGACGCCGTCCAGCTCACCACCGCCACCGCCCTGGTGGCCGCCGTCATGACGATCGTGATGGGCCTCGGCGGCAACCTGCCGCTCGCGCTCGCCGCGGGTCTCGGCCTCAACGCGGTGGTCGCCTTCCAGATCGCCCCGCTGATGAGCTGGGACGACGCGATGGGTCTGATCGTCCTAGAAGGCCTGCTGATCTGCGTGTTGGTGGTGACCGGGCTTCGCGAGGCCGTCATGCACGCCATCCCGCAGCCGCTGAAGCAGGCGATCAGCGTCGGCATCGGCCTGTTCATCGCCTTCATCGGCTTCGTCGACGCCGGGTTCGTCACGCGCATCCCGGACATCGCGAACACCACCGTGCCGGTTCAGCTCGGCGGCACGGGCACCCTGGCCGGCTGGCCGGTCCTGGTCTTCTGTCTCGGTGTGCTGCTGACCATCGGACTGCTCGCCCGCAAGGTCAAGGGTGCGATCCTCATCAGCATCGTGACCATGACGGTCGTGGCGATCATCATCAACTCCATCGCCGACATCAAGAGTTGGGGCCTGACCACGCCGAAGGTCCCCGACGACGTGGTGGCCTCACCGGACTTCGGACTGCTCGGCCACTTCAGCCTGTTCGGTGCCTTCGGCGAGACCGGTGCGATCACCGTCGTCCTGCTGATCTTCACGCTCATCCTGTCGGACTTCTTCGACACCATGGGCACGGTCGTCGGCATCAGCGCCGAGGCGGGCCTGCTGGACGACGAGGGCAAGGTGCCCAACCTCGGCCGCGTGCTGCTGATCGACGGTGCCGCGGCGGTCGCGGGCGGCGCCGCCTCGGCGTCCTCCTCGACCTCCTACATCGAGTCGGCGGCGGGTGTCGGGGAGGGCGCGCGTACGGGCTTCGCGAACCTGATCACGGGCGGCATGTTCGCCCTGGCCCTGTTCCTGACCCCGCTGCTGACCATCGTCCCGCTCCAGGCGGCCGCCCCCGCGCTCGTCGCGGTCGGCTTCCTGATGATGACCCAGGTCAAGCACATCGACTGGGACAAGTACGAGATCGCCATCCCGGCGTTCCTCACCATCGCCGTGATGCCGTTCACGTACTCGATCACCAACGGCATCGGCGCGGGCTTCCTCGCCTACGCCCTGATCAAGACGGTCCTCGGCAAGGCGAAGGACGTGCACTGGCTGCTGTGGGCGGCCTCGGCGCTGTTCCTGGTGTACTTCGCGATCGATCCGATCGAGCAGATCCTCGGCACGAAGTAG
- a CDS encoding right-handed parallel beta-helix repeat-containing protein: MRQNPGRHRRTRTLSIAAAVAVAAGAGGVYLGLSNDGAQAAASTVTVSTTAQLQTAVTSATAGTTIQVRGGTYYPTSTLKSTANGTSSARITLQAYGSEKVRIDGSKLADGSWLAGIYGDYWTVQNLTWQNSPAQGFVATSSVGGIFKNLVTANNGDSGFTLRGDGTTNNLVQNLDSYGNYDAADHGQNADGIAIKFGSGTGNKVTGARLYNNADDGLDMWQFSSPVTIDHSWAFGNGKNRWNDSAFEGNGNGFKLGGGGASVAHVVNNNAAWDNAGNGFTENSNTGAIVLNRNTAYANTDAGFYFATGKARLARNLAVSNKGGLDKLGSSTVSAANNWDSGVSTPSFRSTSATTAYGVRSASGSLPATTFLTTGSTTIGSTMN; encoded by the coding sequence GTGCGTCAGAACCCCGGACGCCACCGCAGGACCCGCACGCTCTCCATCGCCGCGGCGGTGGCCGTTGCCGCGGGGGCGGGCGGCGTCTACCTAGGCCTCTCGAACGACGGTGCCCAGGCCGCCGCCTCGACAGTCACCGTCTCCACCACCGCCCAGCTCCAGACCGCCGTCACCAGTGCCACCGCCGGCACGACCATCCAGGTGCGCGGTGGCACGTACTACCCGACAAGCACCCTCAAGTCCACGGCGAACGGCACCAGTTCGGCACGGATCACGCTCCAGGCGTACGGCAGCGAGAAGGTGAGGATCGACGGTTCCAAGCTCGCCGACGGCTCCTGGCTCGCCGGGATCTACGGCGACTACTGGACCGTGCAGAACCTCACCTGGCAGAACTCGCCCGCCCAGGGCTTCGTCGCGACCTCCTCGGTCGGCGGCATCTTCAAGAACCTGGTCACCGCGAACAACGGCGATTCCGGCTTCACCCTGCGCGGCGACGGCACGACGAACAACCTCGTGCAGAACCTGGACAGTTACGGCAACTACGACGCCGCCGACCACGGTCAGAACGCCGACGGCATCGCCATCAAGTTCGGCTCCGGGACGGGGAACAAGGTCACCGGGGCGCGGCTGTACAACAACGCGGACGACGGCCTCGATATGTGGCAGTTCTCCTCGCCGGTCACTATCGACCACTCCTGGGCGTTCGGCAACGGCAAGAACCGCTGGAACGACTCGGCCTTCGAGGGCAACGGCAACGGCTTCAAGCTCGGCGGCGGAGGCGCCTCGGTCGCGCACGTCGTCAACAACAACGCGGCCTGGGACAACGCGGGCAACGGCTTCACGGAGAACTCCAACACCGGAGCCATCGTCCTCAACCGCAACACCGCCTACGCCAACACCGACGCCGGCTTCTACTTCGCCACCGGCAAGGCCCGGCTCGCCCGGAACCTCGCCGTGAGCAACAAGGGCGGCCTGGACAAGCTGGGTTCGTCCACCGTCTCCGCGGCGAACAACTGGGACAGCGGCGTCTCCACCCCGTCCTTCAGGTCGACCTCCGCGACGACGGCGTACGGTGTCCGTTCCGCAAGCGGCTCGCTGCCTGCGACGACGTTCCTGACGACTGGTTCCACGACCATCGGTTCGACGATGAACTGA
- a CDS encoding family 43 glycosylhydrolase — translation MRPRIARMVLLPLLALLLALLNAPPSTAHSGAPPVNQQKYAGYLFAYFTGEGTADGEQIRYALSRGNDPLHWRELNAGKPVLTSDLGEKGLRDPFVIRSPKGDKFYLIATDLKMYKNSSGSWDDVQRHGSKSVMIWESTDLVHWTDQRLVKVAPDSAGNTWAPEAYWDDTLGEYVVFWASKLYADDDPGHTGSTYNKMLYATTKDFRTFSEPKVWDDPGYSVIDSTVIKNKGSYYRFTKDERNQSSDSPCSKFITAEKSTTLTDTSYDFVSDCIGSGSIDRGEGPTVFKSNTENKWYLFIDEYGGRGYVPFETTDLDSGKWTMSTNYQLPASPRHGTVMPVTQAEYDRLLGAYPSTPASVVDATAKGQKGYAVVTEDSSKVVLPMQPDAGLRHLAPRLAVGAGATVTPASGIRRDFRTPQTYTVTGADGTSRAWTVEAVPTRSPVLPGLTADPDIRYLDGRYWIYPTSDGYAGWSGTSFKAYSSKDLVHWKDHGVILDLGPDVSWADKNAWAPAIAERDGKYYLYFCAEQQIGVAVADSPAGPFKDALGKPLVAKGGSLSGQMIDPAVFTDDDGQAYLYWGNGHGYVVPLNDDMVSYDPAKVKDITPANFREGSFVVKRQGTYYFMWSEDDTRSENYHVAYATGPSPLGPWTKRGTILSKRPEYGIKGTGHHSVVNVPGTDDWYIVYHRFALNGPGKPGGDGTHRETTIDRLRFAADGTIEPVVPTLESVRPVRTESSD, via the coding sequence ATGCGCCCCCGCATCGCTCGCATGGTCCTGCTCCCCCTGCTCGCCCTCCTTCTCGCCCTGCTCAACGCCCCGCCCAGCACCGCGCATTCAGGAGCACCACCCGTGAACCAGCAGAAGTACGCCGGATACCTCTTCGCCTACTTCACCGGCGAGGGCACCGCCGACGGCGAGCAGATCCGCTACGCCCTCAGCCGCGGCAACGACCCGCTGCACTGGCGGGAGCTGAACGCGGGCAAGCCCGTCCTCACCTCCGACCTGGGCGAGAAGGGCCTGCGCGACCCGTTCGTGATCCGCTCCCCCAAGGGCGACAAGTTCTATCTCATCGCCACCGATCTGAAGATGTACAAGAACTCCAGCGGCAGCTGGGACGACGTGCAGCGGCACGGCAGCAAGTCGGTCATGATCTGGGAGTCCACCGATCTGGTCCACTGGACCGACCAGCGCCTGGTGAAGGTCGCACCGGACAGCGCGGGCAACACCTGGGCGCCGGAGGCCTATTGGGACGACACGCTGGGTGAGTACGTCGTCTTCTGGGCGTCGAAGCTCTACGCCGACGACGACCCGGGCCACACGGGATCGACGTACAACAAGATGCTGTACGCGACGACGAAGGACTTCCGCACCTTCAGCGAGCCGAAGGTCTGGGACGACCCGGGCTACTCGGTGATCGACTCAACGGTCATCAAGAACAAGGGCAGTTACTACCGCTTCACCAAGGACGAGCGGAACCAGTCCTCGGACTCGCCCTGCTCGAAGTTCATCACCGCCGAGAAGTCGACGACGCTCACCGACACGTCGTACGACTTCGTCTCGGACTGCATCGGCAGCGGCTCCATCGACCGCGGCGAGGGGCCGACGGTCTTCAAGTCGAACACCGAGAACAAGTGGTACCTCTTCATCGACGAGTACGGCGGTCGCGGCTACGTCCCCTTCGAGACCACCGATCTCGACTCCGGCAAGTGGACGATGTCCACGAACTACCAGCTGCCGGCGAGCCCGCGGCACGGCACGGTGATGCCGGTGACGCAGGCCGAGTACGACCGGTTGCTCGGCGCGTACCCGTCCACCCCGGCCTCGGTCGTGGACGCGACGGCCAAGGGACAGAAGGGCTACGCGGTCGTCACCGAGGACTCCTCCAAGGTGGTGCTGCCGATGCAGCCGGACGCCGGCCTCCGGCACCTGGCGCCGAGGCTCGCCGTCGGCGCGGGCGCGACCGTCACCCCGGCCTCCGGCATCCGTCGTGACTTCCGCACCCCGCAGACGTACACCGTGACGGGTGCGGACGGGACCAGCCGTGCCTGGACCGTCGAGGCGGTGCCCACGCGCAGTCCGGTCCTTCCCGGGCTCACCGCCGACCCCGACATCCGGTATCTGGACGGCCGTTACTGGATCTATCCGACGTCGGACGGCTACGCGGGCTGGAGCGGGACGAGCTTCAAGGCGTACTCGTCGAAGGACCTGGTCCACTGGAAGGACCACGGCGTGATCCTCGACCTCGGGCCGGACGTCTCCTGGGCCGACAAGAACGCCTGGGCCCCGGCGATCGCGGAACGCGACGGCAAGTACTACCTCTACTTCTGCGCCGAGCAGCAGATAGGCGTGGCGGTGGCCGACTCCCCCGCCGGTCCCTTCAAGGACGCGCTCGGCAAGCCGCTGGTCGCCAAGGGCGGTTCGCTGAGCGGCCAGATGATCGACCCGGCGGTCTTCACGGACGACGACGGGCAGGCGTATCTGTACTGGGGCAACGGGCACGGGTACGTCGTCCCGCTGAACGACGACATGGTGTCGTACGACCCGGCCAAGGTGAAGGACATCACCCCGGCGAACTTCCGCGAGGGTTCCTTCGTGGTCAAGCGCCAGGGCACGTACTACTTCATGTGGTCCGAGGACGACACCCGCAGCGAGAACTACCACGTCGCCTACGCGACGGGACCGTCCCCGCTCGGTCCGTGGACCAAGCGGGGCACGATCCTGTCCAAGCGCCCGGAGTACGGCATCAAGGGCACCGGCCACCACTCGGTGGTGAACGTCCCCGGCACCGACGACTGGTACATCGTCTACCACCGGTTCGCCCTGAACGGCCCCGGGAAGCCGGGCGGGGACGGCACGCACCGGGAGACCACGATCGACCGTCTCCGCTTCGCGGCCGACGGCACGATCGAGCCGGTGGTGCCGACCCTGGAGTCGGTCCGCCCCGTGCGGACCGAGTCAAGCGACTAG
- a CDS encoding pectate lyase produces the protein MTARAEQRVRHRRRVTRRRAVIGGSAALAITGAAIVTTTMLSTAGAASAWPTAKGSKAVSSTIEVSGTYDGKLTKFYGSGDLGTGSQDEDQGPIFELADGATLKNVIIGTPAADGVHCKGSCTLQNVWWLDVGEDAASFKGKSASAVYKVYGGGAKGADDKVLQFNGAGKLVVSKFQVENSGKLVRSCGNCKTQYKRTIIINDVDVTAPLKAIVGVNSNYGDTASLRNIRIHGDSSKKIKTCVRFQGNNTGKEPKELGTGPDGISCKFTASDISYG, from the coding sequence ATGACTGCACGAGCTGAGCAGCGCGTCCGCCACCGCCGCCGGGTCACCAGGCGCCGGGCGGTGATCGGCGGGTCCGCCGCCCTCGCCATCACGGGCGCGGCGATCGTCACCACGACGATGCTGTCCACCGCCGGTGCCGCCTCCGCGTGGCCGACCGCCAAGGGCAGCAAGGCCGTGTCGTCGACGATCGAGGTCTCGGGCACGTACGACGGCAAGCTCACGAAGTTCTACGGCAGTGGCGACCTGGGCACCGGCAGCCAGGACGAGGACCAGGGCCCGATCTTCGAGCTGGCCGACGGCGCCACGCTCAAGAACGTCATCATCGGCACCCCGGCCGCGGACGGCGTCCACTGCAAGGGATCCTGCACGCTGCAGAACGTGTGGTGGCTGGACGTCGGCGAGGACGCCGCCAGCTTCAAGGGCAAGTCCGCCTCGGCCGTGTACAAGGTCTACGGCGGCGGCGCGAAGGGCGCCGACGACAAGGTGCTGCAGTTCAACGGCGCGGGCAAGCTGGTCGTGAGCAAGTTCCAGGTCGAGAACTCCGGCAAGCTGGTGCGCAGTTGCGGCAACTGCAAGACACAGTACAAGCGCACGATCATCATCAACGACGTGGACGTCACCGCGCCGCTGAAGGCGATCGTCGGCGTCAACTCCAACTACGGGGACACCGCGTCGCTGCGCAACATCCGTATCCACGGCGACAGCAGCAAGAAGATCAAGACGTGCGTCCGCTTCCAGGGCAACAACACGGGCAAGGAGCCGAAGGAGCTCGGCACCGGCCCGGACGGCATCTCCTGCAAGTTCACCGCGTCCGACATCAGCTACGGGTGA
- a CDS encoding SigE family RNA polymerase sigma factor, which yields MGTVVDDAASVEFHAFFERHYAELSRLAHLLTGEADAADDLAADALLALWNRWDRVRAADHPAAYARGVVANLARTRIRSAVRERRRITLFWSQRDDRTENPDIPGVVDVQEALRRLPFRKRACVVLRHAFDLSEKDTALALGVSVGTVKSQTSKGMAELQRLLGNAEAPQRVHAAVGRTGGAGGRNR from the coding sequence GTGGGCACAGTCGTCGACGACGCCGCCTCCGTGGAGTTCCATGCCTTCTTCGAGCGTCATTACGCCGAACTCTCCCGCCTCGCCCATCTGTTGACGGGCGAGGCGGACGCCGCCGACGATCTGGCGGCGGACGCGCTGCTCGCGCTCTGGAACCGCTGGGACCGGGTGCGCGCGGCCGATCATCCGGCGGCGTACGCCCGGGGCGTGGTCGCCAATCTGGCCCGCACCCGCATCCGCAGCGCGGTGCGCGAGCGCCGCCGGATCACGTTGTTCTGGTCCCAGCGCGACGACAGGACGGAGAACCCGGACATCCCCGGAGTGGTCGATGTCCAGGAGGCCCTGCGCAGACTGCCGTTCCGCAAGCGGGCTTGTGTCGTACTACGGCACGCTTTCGACCTCTCGGAGAAGGACACCGCTCTCGCGCTCGGTGTCTCTGTGGGTACGGTGAAGAGCCAGACGTCGAAGGGCATGGCTGAACTGCAGCGGCTCCTCGGCAATGCCGAAGCTCCCCAGCGGGTTCACGCGGCGGTCGGGCGCACAGGCGGAGCCGGAGGTAGGAACCGATGA